In Labilibaculum sp. DW002, the genomic window CAGAAGTACTTACACTTTCTTTAGTTTCTTGAGCTTGGCTTTCTGCAACAGGAGCACTTACAACTTCTGCAACTGGTTCCGTTACATCATCAGCATCACCCAAAGCAATTACTGCAACGATCTCTCCCACTGGTACAACATCATCCTCTTTAAAACGAATTTCAATAATTTTACCAGATACAGGAGATGGAATCTCAGAGTCCACCTTGTCGGTTGCAATCTCAAAAAGCATGTCATCCTCTTCGATAACATCATTTAGATTTACAAACATTTTGGTGATGGTTGCCTCCTGAACACTCTCTCCCAACTTGGGCATTAGAATTTCAAAACTTGACATATAACTTATAGTTTAATATTTATAATCTTATCTAAATGTTTCGATACAAATATAAAAATTTATTCTTATTTAGACTGATTTAAATTAAAATAATTGTAATGTCGAGATTACAATTATTTATTTAGATATAGATTTCCTTGATATGGAGAATTTATCTTACTAAAAGTTACCATTTTCTTATTAATCAGATTAATTTTGGAACTGAAAAAAACAAGAAAATGAAAGAATTCACATATAATATAGAAATCACATCTTCACAAGAAGAAGTATTTAACGCATTAACCAATCCTTTCCAAATTGAACTTTGGACAGGTTATCCTGCTGTAATGGACGAAAAGGTTGGAACTATTTTCTCTCTTTGGGAGGGAGATATTACTGGCTGTAACTTAGAGGTTGCTAAAGATTACAAGCTTGTTCAAGAATGGTTTTTTGGAGAAACAGAACAGCCTTCAATTGTTAGTATGCTCTTAAAAAAAGCGGGTAATAAAACTCGCATTGAATTAAAACACACTAACATTCCATCTGATGCATATGATGAAATAGTAGAGGGTTGGAAAGATTACTATTTAGGTTCGATGAAAAACTTCTTAGAATTTTATTAATCGTCTCTTAAAATAAAGCACAAAAAATAAGGAAGCAGACCAAATCTACTTCCTTATTTTATTTTCTACAGTACAATATAAAATGATTATTCTACAATAATCACTTCGTCAAATATTTCAATTTTATCTCCCGGACGAATTTTTGCTCGCTTACGGTATTCAATCTCACCATTACGAATCACCTGACCATCTTCAACAAAGATTTTTGCTTGTGCTCCACTCTCACTAAGACTTAATGCTTTTATTAGTTTTATCAATTCGATATATTCTGTATCTAGTTTGAAGTTAATCATGGTTTAAAGCTTATGGTGTTATTAAAATTTTGAAAGGCAAAGGTATCCTTTTTCCTTAGATTAATGAAAGAATAAATAAGCAATACCAATTGCAGCAATAATGCCAGCAAAATCGGCAATTAAACCACATGTAATAGCATATCTCGTATTCTTAATTCCAACTGCACCAAAATAAACTGCAATAATATAAAAGGTCGTATCTGTGGCTCCTTGCAGCGTTGAAGCTAACCTACCTACAAAACTATCTGCTCCATGGGTTTGCATAGCATCAACCATCATCCCTCGCGCTCCACTTCCACTCAATGGTTTCATAAGAGCAGTTGGCAAAGCCTCAACAAAATCAGAATTCACGCCTAAAAAACCACATAATCTTGCAGCTCCTTCTATCACTAAATCCATTGTCCCTGATGCTCTAAAAACACCAATGGCAACCAGGATTGCAATCAGATAAGGAATAATCTTTACGGCAATATTAAAACCATCCTTAGCTCCTTCAATAAAACTCTCGTATACATTAACCTTTTTTCGCACTGCTAAAAGAATGAATGCAATAATTATTGAGAATAAAAACACATTACTCACAACAGCAGACACCTCAGTTATCTGTTCTTTCTCTAATGATGAAAAATAGGCAATTAGAGCAATAATAAAAGCAGTCATTCCACCTAAGTACATCAAAATAACTTTATCCCACAACTTAATTTTTTGCATAACTGAAACTGCAATAAGTCCGGTAATAGTGGAAAAGTAAGTCGCTAATAGGATAGGAATAAATATATCTGAAGGGTTAACAGCTCCCAACTGAGCCCTGTAAACCATGATAGAAATTGGTATAATAGTTAAACCTGAAGTGTTTAATACCAAAAACATAATCTGTGCATTCGAAGCTCTCTCCTTGGTTGGATTAGCATCTTGCATTTGTGTCATGGCCTTCAGTCCCATTGGCGTTGCAGCATTATCTAAACCTAGCATGTTGGCAGCTAAATTCATCATGATGGAACCATGAGCCGGGTGATCTTTGGGCAATTCAGGAAACAAACGGTTAAAAAATGGACCTATCAATCGAGAGAAAATTTTGATAATACCACCTCGTTCGCCAATCTTCATTATACCTAGCCAAAGTGTTAGTACACCTGTCAGGCCGAGTGAAATATCAAAGCCCGTTTTTGCCATATCAAAAGTTGAATTTATCATGGCAGGAAAAACTTCCATATCACCGAAAAAAATCAACTTAATCAAGCCTACAACAAAAGCCAGAACAAAAAAGAAAACCCAAATATAATTTAATGCCATATAGTTTTATTTTGATCGTTTTTAAATTGGTATTATTTTTTGTTCTGATTCGATTTGATCGATTTCAATCTTTCCTTCGGATAAGTTTCGCTTGGCTTCAAGCTCTTCGCTTTATTATAATAGAAACGGGCTACCGACCAGCTCTTCTTCGCATAAGCATCATCTGCCTGCTTAATCAATGCTTTATATTCATTATCAATCTGCGAATTCTTTTTTGAATCAATCAATTCATCAATCTTCTTCAACTGCTCTTTAGGATATTTTTCTGAGCCATTTAATCGAAGTGCTTTTTGATAATAAAACTTCGAAACCGAATAATTATTTTTCGTCAATTCTCCATCTCCGCGAGCAATTAGTTTACGGTATTCTTCCGTAAGATGAGAGTCTTTGCCTTCTTTTATTATTTTCTTAATCTCCTTTAACTTCTTTTTAGGATATTCTCTGTCAAACAATTTCAATGCCCTATCATACATCACTTTCGCAACTGTAAATTGTGACGAATTAAAAGCTTTATCTGCTTTAGCGATCAAGCCAGTATATTCACGTTCCCTAGCAATTGATAACTTTGACTCAAAGTTTGCAGGGTTCTTGGCGATCGATTCTTGATCTGCAATTTTTAAGGCTGCTACCAATTTAGCAATCTCAGCTAATTTTTCCTTTGGATATTCTGCCTTTGGTTTAATTCCCAAAGCTGCTTTATAATGATGGCGTGCGACACTAAATTGCTCTAATTTGAATGCTTTATCTGCCTCTTCGAGCTCACCTGCAAATTTCTCATCCAATTCTTTTTGCTTACGATCTGCAATCTTTTTTCTTTCCAATAAAACTTCGATTCGTTTTATCTGATTTTGTGGATAAGCTTCTTTTGGCTTTAAATCCAAAGCTTCTTGATATTTTCTCACAGCTAAACTGTACTCCTCTTCCTTCAAGTATTTATCAGCTTCTTCAATTAAAGCTTTGTACTGATATTGAGCCGTTAATTTCTCCTTTTCCAATTTCTCTAATTCAACCAAAATTAAGTTGATTTCTTCAATTCTATTAGGCGGATAAGTTTCGTTTGGCTTAATCTCTTGAGCATTTAAATATTCATTTATTGCCGATTGCCATCTTTTTCCTTCGTAATATTTATCTGCCAGAGCAATGTGATTCTTATAATCTTTTTCTTTGGCCTTTAATTCCGTAGCTATTCTTGCTTCTTCCTCAGCTTTAGCTTTTAGTTCACTTAAGATCTCATCAATCTTCTGTATTTGACTTTTTGGATATGCTTCATCAGGCTTAACTTGAAGTGCTGAATTGTAATTCTTTTTAGCCGACTCATATGTTTCCGAAGAATACTGAGAATCTGCCAAAGCAATAAAAGTATTGAATTTTTCAACCATACCTTTCTTCTCCATAGCCAATCGCTCTTGTTCTTCTGCTAATCGCCTTTGCTCTGATAAAATCTCATCAATTTTTCGGATCTGAGACTTAGGATAAGCTTCATTTGTTTTTAAGTCCAAAGCATCCTGATAAGTTGTTTTAGATGATTGGTAATCATTTGATGAAAATTGAGAATCTGCCAATGCAATAATAGCGGCATATTTTTCATCTAATGCTTGTTTTTTAGATGCCAACCTTGCATTTTCATCTGCTTCCGCTTTCAATCTAATTAATAGCTCATCAATTTTTTGAATCTGCTTTTTAGGATATACCTCGGCAGATTTTAAAGCCAATGCTTCATTGTAAGCAATTTTAGCAGATTTGTATTCTTCTAATGAAAATTGCGAATCGGCTCTTTTAAGTATCGAGGCATATTGATCATTTAATGCTTGTTGATCTGCCGCTAATTTAGCCGCAGCATCTGCATCTGCTTTTTGCTCTTCTAGTATTTTATTAATCTTATCAATTTGAGTCTTTGGATATGCTTCCGCAGCTTTCAAGTTTAATGCATCGGCATAAGCTGTTTTAGAGGACAAATAGTTACTTGATGAAAATTGTGAGTCTGCTTGCGAAATAAGCAATGCATACTTCTCATCCAAAGCTTGTTTTTCGGCTTCTAATCGTGCTGCATTATCTGCTTCTGCCTGCTGACTTGCCAACATCTCATCAATCTTCTGAATTTGGCTTTTCGGATAAGTTTCACCAGATTTCAAGTCCAATGCATCGGAATAACTAGTCTTTGAAGATCGATAATCTCCTGATGAAAATTGTGAATCTGCCAAGTTAATAATAGCTGCATACTTTTCGTCCAATGCTTTCTTTTCCGCTGCTAATCGTGCAGCCTCATCTGCTTCTGCTTGCTGATTTGCTACTAACTCATCAATTTTCCGAATTTGACTTTTCGGATATGCTTCAGCAGATTTTAGAGCCAATGCATCGGTATAACTTGTTCTAGAAGACTGATAATCACCTGATGAAAATTGCGAATCTGCCAAGTTAATAATAGCCGCATATTTTTCATCCAATGCTTTCTTTTCCGCTGCTAATCGTGCAGCCTCATCTGCTTCTGCAAGCTGATTTGCAAGAATCCCATCTATTTTCTGAATTTGACTTTTTGGATACGCTTCAGCAGACTTTAGGACCAATGCATCTGAATAAGTCGTTTTAGAAGTTTGATAATCTCCCGATGAAAATTGCGAATCTGCCAAGTTAATAATAGCTGCATATTTCTCGTCCAATGCTTTCTTTTCTGCTGCTAATCTTGCGGCTTCATCTGCTTCTGCTTGCTGATTTGCAAGGATTCCATCAATCTTCTGAATTTGGCTTTTTGGGTAGCTTTCATCAGCTTTCAAATTCAATGCATCAGAATAACTCGTTTTCGAAGATGGATAATCCCCTGAATTAAATTGTGAATCTGCTAATGCTACTATTGAAGCATACTTCTCATCTAATGCTTTCTTTTCTGCTGCTAATCTTGCAGCTTCATCTGCTTCAGCTTTTTGACTAGCCAAAATCTCATCAATCTTCTGAATTTGGCTTTTTGGGTAGCTTTCATCAGCTTTCAAATCCAATGCATCAGAATAACTCGTTTTCGAAGATGGATAATCCCCTGAATCAAATTGTGAATCTGCTAATGCTACTATTGAAGCATACTTATCCTCAAGGGCCTTCTGTTTTGCGGCTAATTTTTCCTGATTCGCTAAAAGATCGTTTATTTTCTGAATTTGATTTTTAGGGTACGCTTCATTAGCTTTTAACCCTAATGCCTCTGTGTAAGAGGTCTTGGATAGGTCATAATTCTTAGCCTCAAACTGGATATCTGCTTGGGCAATTATCGCAGCATATTTTTCTTCTAAAGCTTTCTTTTCGGCCTCTAAACGTGCTTGTTCAGCAGCATTTGCCAGATCCTGATTCAAGAGCTCTTCTATTTTTAACAACTGACTTTTAGGATACTCTTCCTCTTCCTTAATCGTTAATGCTTCGTTATATCCAGCTTTTGATAAATCATATTTACGTGCTTTGAAATTAATATCTCCTCTTTGGATAGCAGCCTTATAAGCTCTCTCTTCTGCTAATCGCTGCGCTTCTAACTCTGCTGCTCTTTTCCTAGCTTCCTCTTCCGCTCTTTTTATTGCATCTCTAATTTGAGAATCGTAATCTCTATCGTAGTCAAAATCATCTAACTCTTTATCGTACATGATCATTCCCATAGGTTGATCAAACACAGAAAGGTCAAGACCTTTGTATGCAGGAAATAAGGATACCATAAACTTAAATGGCGGAAACTGACTATCTCTACTTAATACTTCAATTGGAACAAATGTGGAAATACTGACTTTTTTGGTTACAAAACCTTCCTGAGAAAATTCAAAGATATACTCATGCCCAAACTCTAGACCATATTCAAATTTGCCACTATTATCAACCATTTTAGTTTCCATTTTTTCAGCATTCTTTAAAATGGTGATATAGGTATTATCAATGGTACCATTCTCAATTTTAACCTTACCAAAAACAGAATATTTCTCTTGAGAATAACTCGCGTTTTGGTTTAATAAAAAAATGAAAATTACGATTGAGACTAGCCTAATAGTCTTAATTAGTGAGAATTTATCCATATCAAATCAACGGTTTTGCATTAGCCTAATCCACAAATATAATCACTTACTTGTTTGATCAAAAAACAATAAATACGATTACAATAAACGTAAAGTTAAAATTTTGTAACGAAAACACAGGCTTTATTAACAAAATAAAGCCATTTGCAGGAGCAAATGGCTTTGTAAAAGTATTTGTGAATATTTAAACAAAAAGGGTTTCTTTATCAAAAATGCTTAATGTATCTGGTAAAAGTACTTTTTCTTCACGCAAACAAATTTCTTCTTTTGTTTTTTCTCCCCACTCATTGTAATACTTTGCCATCCTCTTTAAAATTCCAGCAGTACACAATGCATAATTAGCATATTCGCTAACTTCTAATGCGGCATTAAAATGTCTTTCAACTTGCGCTCTACTTTCTCTTGAAAAGTGAATTGAGCTAAGAAAAGCATGATAAAAAATTTGTAGGAAGTAATTCTGAGAAGAAAAAACTTCTTTTTCACATGATTCCAAAAAGGTAAGCTGATCATCATCCAATTCCATTCCTAAACCATGCTGAGCTGATAACTTATAGCATTGGAGAATTCTATAATTAATATTTGCCTTTTTAGACTTAACATTATTGTATAAATGCTCAACATCATCAATCAATTGAATTACCTTATGGAATGATTTCATATAAATTAAAACCATACAAAGAATGAGCTCAAACTCGCCATTAAGTGTTTCGTAGTCACCATCATGTTGTTGGTAAGCCATTTCTCGATAATAAAACATTTTCAATATATCAATCTCATTCGATTCGTCGATAATGAAATGATTATAAATCAAAATACTCGCTAGACGAATAGATATGGTAAAAGCTGAACAGCTAGAATCGGGTTCTTCTGCTTTTAGTTTCTTGTAAATTTCTTTTGTTCCATTAACTTCAAGGGTAAATATTGCACTCAGTAAAAGTAAAGATAGGGATTTGATACGTACACTTTTGCGATAAGCTTTATTTGCAAAAACACCTAAAATCATACGATTCCCTTTTGTCAGAGTGTACACATCTGGAAATTTACCAAATAGATATTTTTCAGCATTTTCTTCTCTTGCAAAATGCTCCATCAACTCCAAATTCTTTTCATCCAAATTAACCGAAGAATTAAGAACTGTTTCAACCACCTTGATATCAGACAAAGTATCTTCACTTAAACTAAAAAAATCTTTTAATTCTAAATGTTTATCGCTTAATAAAGCACTACTGTACAAATAACAAATCAGTCTATTTTTAATCTCATAACCGGCATAATCCTGATCAACAGTCTTTATCAATTGAAAATCGACTCCTCCATTTTTCTGAATCAAATCCATTCCAATTAATGCTTCAAATAATTGATCATTGGAGATGGTAACGTACTTGCAATAACTGTTTAATTCATTTATTGTAATAAACTCGGTTAACAATCCGTATGAAACCAACTCTTCGTATGCTGAAAAATAATTACCTGCAGTTTTTAAATGAATTGGGTATAGATCTCTCAACTCCATTTTTTTAGCTGAAGTACCATTTCGTCCATGCTTTATCAAGCTAATAATACCTTGTATTATATCCATTTTCTCCTCGGCAAAACGAGAAAAGAAAATTTTATTTCGAAGGAACTCGGCCAATAGCTCCTGTCCTTCACTGTATTCATGCCCTTTATTAGGATTATATAATTTAACAAACAATTCCAAAAAGAAAGGATTTGAAATCATCTCTTTTTGACTAAAAGACAGCTCACCAACTTCCAATTTTGCTTCAAAATCTTGATTTAATGTCCGATCAAAAACGTGCTGAATTTCACTCC contains:
- a CDS encoding SRPBCC domain-containing protein; amino-acid sequence: MKEFTYNIEITSSQEEVFNALTNPFQIELWTGYPAVMDEKVGTIFSLWEGDITGCNLEVAKDYKLVQEWFFGETEQPSIVSMLLKKAGNKTRIELKHTNIPSDAYDEIVEGWKDYYLGSMKNFLEFY
- a CDS encoding RNA-binding S4 domain-containing protein; the encoded protein is MINFKLDTEYIELIKLIKALSLSESGAQAKIFVEDGQVIRNGEIEYRKRAKIRPGDKIEIFDEVIIVE
- a CDS encoding nucleoside recognition domain-containing protein; this encodes MALNYIWVFFFVLAFVVGLIKLIFFGDMEVFPAMINSTFDMAKTGFDISLGLTGVLTLWLGIMKIGERGGIIKIFSRLIGPFFNRLFPELPKDHPAHGSIMMNLAANMLGLDNAATPMGLKAMTQMQDANPTKERASNAQIMFLVLNTSGLTIIPISIMVYRAQLGAVNPSDIFIPILLATYFSTITGLIAVSVMQKIKLWDKVILMYLGGMTAFIIALIAYFSSLEKEQITEVSAVVSNVFLFSIIIAFILLAVRKKVNVYESFIEGAKDGFNIAVKIIPYLIAILVAIGVFRASGTMDLVIEGAARLCGFLGVNSDFVEALPTALMKPLSGSGARGMMVDAMQTHGADSFVGRLASTLQGATDTTFYIIAVYFGAVGIKNTRYAITCGLIADFAGIIAAIGIAYLFFH